CCACAAAGTGTTGTAACTTTCGATGGTGcatgaaaacaaaacaaaaacataagaaattaaaaccaactatataaataaaaaagttcacttatgtcatagaataaaaaatgaaagtgatGGATCATATGAAAACGCTCAATTCTACTTCTGTTTTTTATCCTTCTTtaacacaataaataaatatatggcctgtcaacacaaacgCAGACACTTTATCATCCAATTCTATACGTAAATCATTCTGCTTCATTCTTTAAAGGGGCTGCAGATTGCCATTTAAGTATCAATAATTCATCATCACAATTAACGAATAAGGAATTAAtaaaggttaattaattaaaaggccATATTGGAGTTAATTTTAGCCTTATTAATTCATTGGATCTCATAAACTGATATCAAattctattataaatttgaataatagggCAGTAATTGATCGTTATATGTCTATTCAATAATGGGGTTTATtgtatttactataatataatatgatcgTTGTAAGTTTGTATGTCCCTGATAAAAGCACataggatatttatttcaaaaacatagaATGATACAtactttagttataaaataaattatttcaaaatgctAAGTTACGTACCTTAAGTAGGCTATGTTTCATTTTAATcaaaccagattcctgggctttggagatttcataaaacaagatcgattccttGTGCCTCAAAGTTTATTTCAAGGTATGGGAtatcgattcgaaaatgcactaaaacaattaaaagtcaaaaaaaaaaaaaaaaatattgaaataacggaaaaagggagaacgtatattgaatacgaattaaaaaagggatttaggaaaaggattagcgagttagtcttagtatgtgtGTTTGTTATGGTTGAAGGAGGAGcctatttctaattattatgttgtctatcgacaagttttactaagTTCTGAAGTTAtttaaaggattaataaaataattggaaaaaaaatatataatacgggttCGTCCCAGTtaacataattatacaaatataaaaataatgaagtagGGATCTGTCAATTTAGttgttttgttcaaaattgtttttgtatcatTGTAAATgtactaaattataaaattattatatatgaatagatTTGAATCTCTCTTCACTCTTTTTGTGAAGAGTTACCTTACATTTAGATGCCATTGTTAGTCCAATTTAGCCTACGACAATGCCTTTATTACCCCGATTACAGACGAATTATTATGTTCAATGCCTGCTTACCAGGTATgcacctatgaaatgagacttttaaaaaaaatgaacgtttattgtaaaaaatggttacaaatttaattttcaaagaacCTTAAGAGTAATCCCATTTATAAAAGATGTTCAATTCTTTAAtccaatgaaattaaattaattaaatgaaaagaatGGGATTTTTGATGTGACATATTATTACGGATCAATGTCTGTAATTATAATCCTTTGTTGAAGAAGGAACTTTGATTTCAtgataacttataaatattagatGTGGGTTTGTACAAACGTATTTACATTAACGGGGATTGTTaattgttgttaattttttcttaatagagAAAGGtatagtgattatttttgacagTCTGGTTCAGCTATCCTTTGTGCTTTCGTCATCTTGAGTGAacaaaaaggcagcgcatctcaaaTCTTCTAGATACTGAAGTTGAGGAGCCTGCTTTTCAAGGTGGGGTTCAAGGTGGCCTAGATGGACAATGCTGAAGAAGACCTTTCCAGAAAAGCAGGACGTGGAgaacacaatttaaaaagggaTTCGTAATTCCTGCCCaccttggagaagaagatcaaggaggacctaAACAAATCGAAGAGTCGTTTCTCCAACGGCTTCTCTGTGGTttctaggaccatcaggagggctactACGGGCTTGTTCTCATACACGAAAcccccacaccaccttctgatAGAGGTAATaaaagccaggaggctcaagTGGCAAagatatattatcaaattgGATTTGAGCCTGCTACACCTTGCAGTGTTGGGCTACAAAATTCCACACACAAATTTGAACACGATGAAGCCTGCCATAGTGGCTGCGTGCGACAACTTGTCTGAGGAGTTTGTCAATTACCCCTATAAGGCCTTCTGACGTGTAAAAACTGTAATTGTTGCTGAAGGTAATCATATTGAGAGACAAGTTTGAAAAGGCCTTTTCTCACAAGTTTTGTTTAAGCAATTAGTTTTTTAGGAGAttcaacatattttatcaaattaattgattcatttgcattttttatcGAGTTTCAATCATAGATTGattgattgacttatttttttctttcaaattttttctccttctaaTTTATTGAGCAATCgtcataatttttgttacaaagGTTTTAACAGCGGTTCGAGCCAACTGTTGAAGGAgtgtcataataaaataacataatgatTCATTAACCAACACTTAATCAATGAAACACGAGGCAAATAGTCAAACatgttatcttttaaaattggtgtAATATGattgggaatcataattacgtACTTTTGTAGCGTTAGtcatcaataaaaacaattacactatttttaaaagcaaGGTAACTTTcagtaataaaattttccatAAAGTATTTTGCCTACATAAATTATCTGTTGATTTTGGAGAGCTATTTTGTTATAGTTTTGAGGTAAGTTCATTTAAGTTTGATTAAACTCCCAGTTATTCAAATGTGTTCTTTCTAAAAACATGGACTTGAGTCCCACTAAAGTGGTAAAATATAACTTctgaaatagttaaaatactCAAGGCTCAACAATTAATTTCAGATGAGTCCCTTCAGactcaagttttgaaatatttgttatcactattgagagaaaaaagataaaaattggttctaaacttttttaaatttgcaagtttggaaaatatgtaataagtaGTCAACATATTGCATAAATTTTATCAACGTATAAAACTATATAGTATCAACTAAAGTTCATGTTTTAATTCtgattttaatccataagcatcctattatatatatatataaataaacatttgcttatacagtaaaaaataatggCGTATAAActgataaaatacatcccagttgACAAAAACTCAGTGATATGGtggagggataatttaaataaattttacaatgtttccaagttagcttgTCGATACCTTGCAACGACAAGTAGATCAGtatcaagtaaaatattttttttgacaatcgGTTTTGTTTATTACCAGAAAATATAGActcatctttttgcaaaaaaaaaataaaatatataaatttatgaataatattattatacaacctgtatatattttatatcaaacattggtttttttagagaagttaaggTTATTtgtgaggaaaataaaatagtaaagaataaaatttcagaaaaagttgaaaaactacatgagttatatataaaaaagaacagcTTATAAAATGCTGTAATAAACCGCGTATCTGAAGGTGTACTTTGTTGTTACAGAACCGTCCTAGTCctaattaacataattaaaaaggtTGTCCTGgccattaaaattttatacttatcgATTGACTTAAGAAAGATGTATACGTACTTgcaaattttagtttataaataaaagtcaacTTGTTTAACTGCAATTATGTAACAAACAAACCACTATTCAGAAAGCTATGATTCCATAAACCTCAAGTATTATTGTTTTGAAACGGTGAATACcagatttttatacaaatttatgaaatattcttcatagcaactataataaataaaatttggtatttgaaacaaaaagcTGAATTGCAAAGTATCctacatataaaacaaaagttgtttagaattatGAGTTACGTTTGTAAGTCTATGTTTCAAGCTGACCAGACCCTATTCCTGGGCTTTGGAGaggaagtttgttttttaaaaattataattaagtttttaaaattagatgtttttcataaaacaagaaggattccccgtgtctcaaagttttttaatggTATGGGCTgtcaattcaaaaatgcaccaaaaaaaaaaaaaatccaataaacaaattattgtacaaCGGAAAAAGGGAAAACGTATGTTAATTAcgatttatatttaccaaatcaTTGTTTTCATATGaggaattatattttgcattttcaagagtgtcaaaaatgGGTGcaagtttgaatatatttacattaaatgaaCAGAAAACAATAACGACTGTTGTTTACCACAGAGTTTTACAATCtaaatttaactattaaatagttatagtaaattgttttagtttagaatttgaacataaacaaactaaatataaatatatcttttttattggcCATCTTTAAGATAACATGTTATTGCTagcacaaattataataaaacttttatgaaattaaGGCCATTCAGGAACctctaactattttttattacgacttaaaatttgaaaatattatcgtAAGACTAATTGAATCATTTTAAGACCCTTAGagctactattttttttaaagcaccaTCTTAATACTCAAAGTAACCTCTGGAGTTTAGAAATgaaggtattttatttattatttggaacAAGGCATATTGAATCCCCCTTCaatagtaaaaatgaatgattggCTCCAAATAACActctctaaaataaaatttgtaatttttcgaTTAAACATGATTCTGGCATGTTTTCGATGACGCACTTCGTTTACAATACTGAAAAGtcataagtaaattttttacatgTATGACATTTGAGCACAACAAACCATCAAACTTTTGACATACATTTTCAATAGGGTAGATAACGGGTTATAGAGTTTAAATTCTTTCTAAATTGATCACAtctctatttgtaaatttagaaggaaaatattaaatacaaatcctGATATCCTGATACTaaagatattttctatatttatccattgatatttgatttataggataattcatatgaaatgaataatatgGACTTTTATAAGTaagggattaatttttttattaaaatgttaatagGGTTTTCATGTGTTTGATGAataacttttcacaaaaaaaaattaagcagcCAAACCAGAAGCAGCAGATGGAATGTAGCACCATTTCTTGATAACAGGTTTTTGAACCTTTCTGGGATTCTTTTTGGAACGAGAGCAGACTTCTTTCGGTACATCAACACACTCATTAAAAGGTTTGAGACTGGGAACCAATTTAGTGACTTGTTTGCAGGACTTTTGGGGTTCCAAGTTACAATTTTCCTCTGGGACTTCTTGGACGATGGTTTCTTTCTTATCAAAGCACTCCTCTGGTCCGGGTTGGGGAACACAGCCGGAGGGACCGCACAATTGTCTGGGGACCTTCTTACAATCAGTTTGAGGACTGTATTTCTTAACGTTCTTCTTTTCAGAGGTACAGACTTGTTTGGGCCATTTGGTACATTTTTGCTCAGTGGTGTAACCTTGGGTGACATCCTCACACTTCTCCTCTTGGATGGTCTCACAGTTGACAACATCATCCTCAACATCGTGTTCGTGGTACTTGGTTTCACACTCGGATTCGTAGACAGTCTTACATTCTTCAGGTCCTTCACCTTCGCAAACCAAGGGAGTGTGACAGAACTTGACGGTCTCATCAACAGCAACCTTCTTGTATTCGATGAAACAActctttttgaagttttcttCGCACTCTTCCTCTTGTTGAGGTTCGAAGTCGGTGGTGTAGGTGGTGTGACATCTCACGGAGTAGCTATGGTGACATTCGATGTAGTCTTCGTATTCGGTTTCTTCTACAATGGTTACCTTGTCGATACAACGCTCTCCAGCAGCGGCAATGGCTTCAATGTCTGGTTGGACATGATAACCACTTCCATGACGGGCCAATCTCTCGTTAGAGGACGATGATTGTATATCATTGGTCGCAACGCTGGATACGATTAAAGccagtaaaaaaatgtactgcaaaatgaaataataatattaaaaatgctgTTTGTATTGATTGTCACTTTCTGTAGATAATTACATTGAATTGAGAAGCCATTATGGGTCGAATTTAGCCTGTAAAAGGGTGTTTATTATCACACTGCTCCCAAAAACTGAGGAACTATCATGATCAACTTATgcttatatatacttatttgaaataatccaaatataaaattaaattattaaaaaatatcacggCGATTGAACTCACTCATTGGTTCATtagcaaatttaaaatactcCAATGAATATGTACTATGTATGCACTCTATTAATGGCATGCATTTTACATCAAGGCTTGGTAAATTGAACTTTATGAGCAAGGTTATACCTAGTTCAAATTCAACTCTTATATCGGTTCCGGCTTaagttctttcattttaatcttCTAGGTATCGGTTCCGGTTTTGATTGAGGTATCAGTTCGAACTAGAGAAGAGGGGGAGGGAGGCACACCCTTGTATTTACACTGATGAGTTAATAAAAGGAAGATGTCATTGAATTTCTTTTAGTTGTATGCTGTTACTTAGGCCTGATCAAATATTACTGAACATAGGGAACAATAGGGatgagcaaacaaaaaaaaatcgccgCTAGGTGGTGATATGGTCTGTAggttgttgtttaaaaaaatgacttatgcATGGAAAACTGTTCACATCACCTTCTATGTAAGAAACATAcggaaatattatttcttatttaacaatattataacTCAGgggtttgtattattttaccgcTAGATGGCACCAATCTATGTCGCTTTGCTTAAAAATTGTGGTGTACGCGCTCTTTTCACCCCAAGGCAAGTTCATCCTAAGACAAGTTTATCCCAAGACAAATCCCAAGCTAGTTCATAGTGAGGAAAGTTCATCCCGAAACAAGTTCATCGCAAAGCAAGTTCATCGCGAGAAAGTTAATCCCTCACAATGCATATATTTGGAAACTATCCTTATGAATAAAATCAACTattatcaagtatttatttatttttttaatacaaagatttaataGGGCAATAATATGATCATTATCTCAGCAAAGAAGTTCCTAATTCAAATAAGAACTTAAATTTCTTAAGCCTAACAAAAATTTTGCCAGATAgccttatgtattttttaatttcctaaatTGACTATGGATACATTAATAATGTGGAGTACAGCGcattcattttaatttccaTTGGTAAAAAGAGCTGGTCAACTTTTCTCTAAccctataaattaatattaacagACAACAATCATTcacattattacaaatatttggaTGAGCTATTTAgtgatatataggtatatatattagactctACCATAATGACGAAAGTTTGGAATTTAGGATATTTTGTAGTTTGCTTTTTACTCTTTGAACaagaaaattacttatgaatcgtccaaaaaaaaaaaggtccttgatggacgtgttttgatttgaaaatctgtaaaatatcgtgagaaaaaatgactttttatatgCTTGTCCTTTAAAAATTAAGCATATGAGTCaggattcatatttttttttttaatatagtcttGTAGATAAGAAGTATATCTTTAAACAATATTTGCTAAAATGGCTCTAATCTGCCTTACATTATTTGTTAcattatatgataataaatttaaaaatataataacaatttttacgCCTAATTCAACATGAATGCTACTTCTATTAAGCACATCTATGATTGGAATGCCGCGACTGAGCCATTCATCACGGTGGTCCTTCTTCAAAGTAATTTGTGTCGTTTTTTCTCTTTAAGGCCTCAACTTCCCAAAATATCATGACATACACAAAAGTTGTGATTGGTAAAAAagtatactttaataaattaatatatatcccTTTTGGTCGAACCTTGACTATTGCCGTCAGTGCCGTGCAATGCTCACAAGAGTTAGACTTCGAAGGAGGAAGCATCTCTTAGATTTTCGAAAGGAAAACTGAAGTCCTTGGTTCAGTTTATCAATGGGCATTGTCTCCAACGCCGACACTATCACCTTATACACCGTGAAGTTAGTCCACTATGTCGTGAGTGGGGTTTAATTGATGAAGAACCACTTTATCCGGTTTATAAATgtcctaaatttataattgagcgGACACAGCTTTTGAACAATATTCGATCTATTCTAGGACATTCCATGTCCAGCCTCTAAAGTTTCTTAATGAATACTTACGTCGGGCGCAGGCTGAATAATATACCATCCCTAGAACACGTTCAGAACGGACTGCAGTAGAAGACCTAACTGGCAAACacaagttaaagttaattttacattactgattttatgtatgtttttataaatgttttaaattaaattagttcatatttattaagttatatacTAAATCTCACATTAAGTAGTTTTtagatatgtaattattataaagttaagcaaatattgtaattttaaacgaatattcattattgtaaatgttaatcattataatttgcATCACACCCATTTTATTTGTGT
The Lepeophtheirus salmonis chromosome 10, UVic_Lsal_1.4, whole genome shotgun sequence DNA segment above includes these coding regions:
- the LOC121125485 gene encoding uncharacterized protein; translated protein: MASQFNYIFLLALIVSSVATNDIQSSSSNERLARHGSGYHVQPDIEAIAAAGERCIDKVTIVEETEYEDYIECHHSYSVRCHTTYTTDFEPQQEEECEENFKKSCFIEYKKVAVDETVKFCHTPLVCEGEGPEECKTVYESECETKYHEHDVEDDVVNCETIQEEKCEDVTQGYTTEQKCTKWPKQVCTSEKKNVKKYSPQTDCKKVPRQLCGPSGCVPQPGPEECFDKKETIVQEVPEENCNLEPQKSCKQVTKLVPSLKPFNECVDVPKEVCSRSKKNPRKVQKPVIKKWCYIPSAASGLAA